TTTTCAACAGCAGGTATAAAGTTCCTCGGAACAGCCCCGCCTACTACTTTATCAACAAACTCGAATTCAGGTTCTCCAAAAGTAGGCTCGAACTCTATCCAAACATCACCAAATTGGCCATGTCCGCCAGATTGCTTTTTGTGCCTGCCCTGTGCGCTTATTTTTTTCTTTATAGTCTCTTTATAAGGGACTTTAGGTTCAGTTAGTTCTGCATCGACTTTAAACTTGTTTGCAAGCTTGCTACATATTACTTCCAAATGCATTTCGCCTAGGCCAGACAAAAGCGTATCGCCAGTATCTGCCTTAACAATTGTAAAGGTCGGGTCTTCTTCCGCGAGTTTATGAAGCCCGCCAAAGACCTTGTCCTCTTCACCCTGCTTCTTGGCACTGACTGCAAGCGATATGCATGGCTTTGGATATTCAATTTCGCTAAACTTTACAGGAAAACTTGGGTCTGCCAAGCTGTCGCTGGTATTTGTAAACTGTAATTTTGCAAATGCACCGATATCTCCGGCACAAATCTTATCTATAGGAAGCTGTTTCTTGCCTCTCATCATGTAGATAGCTGCCAGCTTTTCGTTTCTACCTTCACGTACATTCAATATCTGTTTATCAGTTGTTAAGCTTCCGGAATACACCTTAAACACAGACAGCTTGCCGACAAACGGGTCTGCGACTGTCTTTATTACCTGTGCGGCAAAAGGTGCTTTTTCATCCGGCTTAACTAAAACTTCTTCTTTAGTCTTTGTGTTGAGCGCCTTAATTGGTTCCATATCTGCCGGTGAAGGAAATAAAGCTATTATATTTGAAGTAAGGGCGCTTATACCAAAGCCATTAGCAGCGGCTGTTATAAACACCGGGATTAAACTTTCCGATGCCATACCCATCCTTATACCGCGGGTTATGTCCTCGGCTGTAAGCTCTTCTCCTCCGAAAAACTTCTCCATCAATTCATCGTCATTTTCAGCGGCATTTTCTATAAGGGCTTCTTTGGCTTCAGCAAGTTTTTCTTCTAATTCTGCCGGCAAGTCTACTTTTTTACCGCCCTCGTATGCTGCTCCTGTTATTACGTCTACATATCCTTTTAACTTAAGTCCTTCGCCTATAGGTAGCTGCAAAACAGTTACTTTATTACCGTAAAAGCTCTTTAAAGAGTCTACTGTCTTAAAAAAAGAGGCATTTTCCTTATCCATTTGGTTTATTATAAAAGCCTTAGCGCGCTTTAATTTAGTTGCCAGTGTAAAAGCCTTTTCCGCTCCAACAGAAATACCTGAGACAGCTGATAATACTATCGCCGCAGTATCACAAAGCGCATAAGCCGCATAAGCTTCTCCTACAAAATCAAAATATCCGGGAGTATCGATTATATTTATTTTATTTTCTCCCGCCTCCATAGACATAATAGAGGTTGAGATCGAAATCTTTCTCTTTATCTCTTCCGGATCAAAATCCGAAACTGTATTTCCATCTTCTGTCTTCCCTTGTCGGTCTATCACCTTGCCTGCAAACAGCATAGCCTCGGTAATTGTGGTTTTTCCATCGCCGCCGTGCCCTACAAAAGCAACGTTTCTGATGTTTTTAGCGGTGTAGACTTTCATAACATTCCTCCTAATCATATTTTAAATGTGTATCTTATATTAAAAAAATGTTATTTTAAAATAAAAGCGGTGTTAAATTTATTTTAGCAGACTTACCTAAAAAAGAAAACATTTTTTTAAAACTAAAAAGCGTCTCTTTTAAAAAGGTACGCATGCAACTTTTAAAAGAGACGCCCCTGTAAAAAGGCTTTTTCATATTTTTCTACCTTTAAGTCTATTTAAATTCCACTTTAATGGTTATAATGCCGCTTAAACTATCTATCTCGTAAGAATTCCCCTCTTCATCCATTAAATTATAAATATAGCTATTTAATATATCAATTATGTCAGAGGCTTCATTGGCATATATGATTATATCATCGCTTAATTCGTCTGTCTTAACTCCACAAGTAGAGATTTGTGAAAGCGCTTCTATAAAATCGCTTCTATTTTCAAACAGTGCATAACAGTTAAGCTCATCAGTCGACGTGTCACTCAATATATCTTCGCCGTCTGTAGGCGAAGTCGTCGCAGCTAGCTGGCCGCCATATGTGTCCTTAGTATTATCGGTATTTTTGTCATTGTCGCTGTTTGGCAAACTAAACGATTCGTCCTCACTGCTTGATTCCCGCGTCATGTTTGCCGTTAGGTCATTAGTGCTGCCTTTAAACAGTCCCTGCGAAAATACAAATGCCGACCCTATCCCCAAACATAAAACCAAAACCGCTGCCGCACTTATGTACTTCCATGTCTTAGGGGTAAAAACAGATGCCTTCTCTTTAAATTCCGGGCGGCCTTTTCTTCTTCGCGCATTAGAAATAGCCTCCCTTAACAAGCCTTCCGGCGGATCTAACTCTTTTAAGCCCGAAAGTGCTTTTTTTATAACGTTATCATCTATATTATTTTCATATAAATTCATGTTTTTTTTCATTATTGTTTTAATAAACCTTTATTTTACATTTCTTTAAAAGTTTGACGGATAAAATCCGCCATAGTTTCAACTTTCCCAAAAGTTTTTATAAAATAAGGTCATCGTTTATAAAAGACCAGATTTTTTGGTAATCTAACACCTTTTCCTCTCCTGCAGAGGAATATAAAAGTATGGTCTGCTCCTTATCATTTTTATCTTTTAAAAGATTGTTTTCCTCCAAAACGCGCTTTAACTGTTTCACAGTACCATCTATACCGTCAAAAACTTCTAAATCTTTAATATCAAAGTAGTTTTCAGCATATTCGTAAATGACATCTTTTATAAAATTATAATGTGTACATCCAAGTACGATGGAATCTATTTTTAAACCTTGCAAGTCGTGTAAAAGTTCATATAAAAGGTCGAATATCTTTTTAGAATAAAAGTCCCCTTGCTCTACTAAATCTACTAGCCCATAACATGGTACGCTAATTATCTTGTCCGTATTTACTTTTCTTAAAAGCCTTAAATACTTTTCTCCGAGAACAGTCGCTGGTGTGGCAAGCGTAATGGAATACCCTTCTTTTAAATGCTTGAAGGCGGGAAGCACGGCCGGTTCCATGCTAATTACCGGAATTGAATACTTTTCCCTTATACTTTTAACCGCTGCACTAGTCGCAGTATTACATGCGATCAAAAACGCCTTAACTCCCATTTTAGCTAAAAAGTCCGCACATTTTTCAGATAAAAAAAGTATCTCATCTTCGCTTTTTTCGCCGTACGGAGCATTCAAGTCGTCTCCTAAATATATAAAATTCTCATTTGGAAGGGCCTTTGCTGCCTCTTTTAAAACGCTTAGTCCCCCAATACCCGAATCGAAGACACCGATAGCCAGATCGTTTAATGCCAAATGACTTCTCCTTATTTCCAAAAATCTACTTTAAGTAGATTATACCAACCGGAAAAAGTATTTGCAATGCTTTAAGTAACGACTTTGGATATCGCCTTAGCTATATAGTACATTGAATTTTTGGCTTCTTCAAAAGTATTGGCATTATGGCCAACTTCTATTAAAATACACATGTCGCTAACATGCTGGTTATATCTTCCCGTCTTTACCCTTATGTCCCTTGTAAAGCCCTCGCAGATATTCTCCAGTTCAGCCGTTATTAATTGTGCCAGCTTGTAGTTCTTGGCGTAATTTGGCTTTTCATTATATTTTTCACCAGTGCCGACGACAAACATGACCCTTGCGCACCTCTTCCCGTCAATGACCACAACATCATCCTTTAGAGATTCACCGGCCGAATCCCTGTGTATGTCTATAAAAAGCCTAAGTGACGGTGTCTCGCTTAAATGCTCCTCCATTGTCTCAAGCGATCGGCTGTATGCTGTAGATAATTTAGGCGGTTCATGGTCCTTAGTATCGTGGATTACGCCAAGGCCGTAAGACTCTAGATCATCCATAAGCAGCGTCCCTAAGGCAACAACGCTTTTATCCTGTTCAGTAGTCCTAGCCTCTCCGCTGGATTTATAGGTATATGTTTCCGTTTCACGGTATGCCTCTTCGGCGTGTGTATGGTAAATCAAAACAGTGGGTACACCATTTTTGAGTGTGAAGTCGTTTTCTACTTCGTCGGCAGATTCTTCTATGTCAAATTTTATATCGCCAATATATTCATCGTCTCCTTCACTTTCCTCCGGGGTAAGTTCGATATCTACTGTATTGCCGTATGAAATGGGGACCTGGCTTAAGAAGATGTTTATCGGATTTAAGTTGTTTTTAACCAAACTTTGCATAAAAGAATAAAGCCAGCTTATTTTTTCTTCGCTGGCAGAATCTTCATCCGTATCTACAGATACAGAATTTAAAGTACTGCTTGGCAGGCTTGCCACATCTAAAGTGCTTTCTTCAAAAGATGAATTTACTATAAAAAAACGTACAAATAAAATTAAAGTCAAGCCAATCAACAAACAGATAAAAACGTTATACGAATTTTTAAAAATACCTTTAAAGCTGCTTTTCTTTTGCATGCCTCGTCTCATAAATTTCATCTCCTAGGATAATACTTATGAACTAAAGCTGCTAAAAAGAACGCCTGTCCTTAAGAAATTAATTCAAGCTGCTGCTGGACTTCACTTCCCTGAATAGCGTATTCAATAGCGCTAGAAACTACTGAGGCACAAGTATCTACTATAAAATCTATCTCTTTTGGAGTAACGACCATAGTAGACCCGTTTACCTTTGAAATCTTATCCACTAACGTTTTAATCCTGTTAGCATCATTTGCATTGCCAAGAGCTTCTGATATTAAATCATATGCTATAGTCGAAGCATAGACGACAAGCGGCACCCCAATCGCTATGACCGGAACTTTAAGAGTCTCTTTGTCTATCGTAAAACGCTTGTTGCCTATTCCGGACCCAGGGCTAATACCGGCATCTGAAAGCTGTATGGTAGTCATTATTCGATCTAAGCTCCTCGATGCCAACGAATCAACGACTAAAACCAAATCCGGTTTAACGTTTTTAACGACGCCGCGTATTATCTCACCAGTCTCAATGCCGGTTACTCCTAGAACTCCCGGCGAGATAGCCGAAACGGCATTTAACTTGCCCTTTAATTCTTCCGGTATCATGTCCTGTGAAAAATGCCTGGTTACAAACACGTTGTCGCAAACAGCAGGCCCCAGCGAATCTGCCGTTACGTTTCTATTCCCAAGGCCGGCTATAAGCACATTTTTAAATACGTTTCCATTACTCATGGCGCGTATCTCAGCCGCCGTTACTTCCTGTGCATTCTTTTGTTCTTCTATGCTCATCTCCGAAAACGGCTTCATGGAAATAGTCACATAATTGCCTATTTTCTTGCCTATTGCCTTTTCTCCCTGCTCGTTTAAGACTTCGACTCTGGTAATCGTTATGTCCCCTTTTTTTTCTTCGCTGGATTTTATCCCTTCTATATCCGAACCGGCCTGCTGAACCGCTTCGCTTGCCAAATCTGTCCTTACCATATTTTCCTCCTGAAAAAATATCTTTTTATTAAATAGCGTCTTTAAAAAGTATTGCTTTTATACAGTATTTTTAAAATTTGTCTTGCAAATTTTTTTATTCAGTGGTAAAATTTATTTCATTCGAGGAAAAAGGCAGGTGTTTTTGGTGGCAAAATACTGTGAGATTTGCAAAAAGGGAATAATGTCTGGGAATAAAGTCAGCCATTCAAATAGAAAATCTAAGAGAAAATGGGCTCCCAACATTCGTCATGTCACAATGACAGTCGATGGCTCCCCTAAAAAGATGTACGTTTGTACTCGTTGCATTAGGACGCAGGCAAAAAATTCTTAAAATTTAAAGCAAATTTAAAAACGGCTAGTCGGCCGTTTTTTTATTTTAAAAATTTCCTATTCCCCTATGTAATAATTATTTTTTAACAAACATAAACCTTAAAATCCCTCTTAAAACCCAAGGCGCTCTTATGCAATATATCCTCAAAATAAACACCCCCTCCATAAGATATATATTAAAGACATTTAAGATATAATACTTTTTTCTAAAAACATCGCCAATTAAAAGAGCAAAGACCGATTATAACTAAAACTACACCTAGGAGAAAGATAACAATTTTAAAAGGCAAACACCAAAGTATTATAAAAAGCCCTACTAATAAAAGTATAATTCCGCAAGTCCATCCTTTTCGTCCGCATCTAAACCACATAAAAAACCCGCCTTAAGCATATATTTTTCCTAATATAACATATTTAAAGCGGGTTAGATTTGTTACTGCTTTTTAAGTGCTTTTTTGTATACTTTACTCACCGCGAAGGGCTCTTACCTCTGCTTTTTTATCAGGCGCATTGAAAAATGCACTTCCCGAAACGAGTACGTTTACTCCTGCTGCAATTATCTCCTTTGCGTTTTTTGAAGACACTCCGCCGTCAAACTGTATATCTAAGTCGTTTCCGGAATAGTCCCTTAGCTTCCTTGCCTTTATTAGGCTTTCTGGTATAAACTTCTGGCCGCCGAATCCCGGGTTAACGGACATAATAAGGACCATTTCCACATAGTTTAAAAGCCCAAAGCAAACTTCTATCGGGGTCCCCGGGTTTAATGCCAGCCCGGGTTTTTTACCGGTTAAGCGTATTTGCTGCAATACTCGGTGTATATGTTTTGTCGCCTCAACATGTGCAACTATTATGTCTGCACCTGCATCGGCAAACTCCTCTATATATCTTTCCGGGCGCTCTATCATAAGGTGTACGTCCAGCGGCAATTTTGTCATCTTCCTTACCGCCGCAACCATCGGCTGCCCGAAAGTAATGTTTGGCACAAACATACCATCCATAACATCCATATGCACCATATCCGCACCTGAAAGTTCGATTTCCTTGATTCCAGCCGCTATGTTCGAAAAATCCGCTGATAAAATTGACGGTGAAACTTTGATCATCTTAATAACTCCTTAAACTTTATTTAATATTTCTTTTGGCTTTTAAGTTCATTAAATATCTTTAAATACCTCTGATACCGCCCATCATCTATCACACTTCCAGTTTTTACGCCGCAGCCCTTTTCCCCTATATGCATGCAGTCTAAAAACTCACATGTGATATCTCTAAATTCAGGATATACATCTTTTAGCTCATCTTCAGGAAAGGAGATTTCAAAGGAAGAAAACCCCGGCGTATCGGCTATATAAGCGCCTCCTATGTCAAACAGCCTTGCCTCTCTAGTTGTATTTTTTCCCCTCTCAATCTTTTTGGACATCTCGCCCGTCTCAAGAGATAATGAAAACAGTGCATTTATAAGAGAAGACTTCCCAACGGCAGACTGCCCTGCAAAGCATACTATTGAACCTATTATTTTATTATAAAATTCAGCTATTCCATAAGATGTCTTAGCGGAAACGGACAGTACTAAAAAATATTTCCCATATGCATTTCTTACATATTCCGTAGTATCAACGTCTATATCCGCCTTGTTTACTGCTATTATCGGAGAAATGCCTTCCTTTAGGCAAAATATCAGCTGCTTATCAAGCAATAAGTAGTCTGGTTCAGGTATAGGCGCCAAGACTATTATAAGCTTATCTACATTTGCCACCTTCGGCCGGATAAGGTTGTTTTTCCTAGGTAAAATATTAACTATCTTTCCTTCGTCAATGTCGACTCTATCTCCAACCATGGGTTTTATTTTAAGATGCCTGAAAACGCCTTTAGCGCTTACCTCAAAAACTCTGCCGCCGCTAAAAACGTAATAAAACCCGGCGATGGCTCTAACTATTAAACCCCTTATTAAAAACCTCTCCCATCTATTTTACTTACTGAATTTAACCTGTTTATTCGATATTTGGTTACCATTGGCATAAATGACAAGTGTCTTTTCCCCTTCTCCATAGCTCTTTAAATTAAGAGGTAGTACTATATCGCCTTTTTTATACTCCCCTTCGTACAAAATGTATCTTTTCTCAAAACCGTTTACCATTTCATTATAACAGATAGTAACGTCTGCACTTGCATCATCTATCGTAAATTTAAAAGTGGTAAGAGCGCTTACAGCTTCGGCTTCATCGCTAGACTCCCAAAGTATCGGCAGTTCCGCAAGTGCCTGATTGACGCCCTCTACAGGCTGCTGGTTTATTATAGTATTGGCAGCGCTCTTGCTTTCTTCCATGTATATATAAGCTCCGGTAAACCCGCTGCTTTGGAGTTTTGCAACCGCTTTGTCTTCTGCCATGCCGATAATATTATCCATTATCACGCTTTCCGTTGTTTCAGAGCCGTAAACCGTAATCCTGGCAATAGAATCTTCCTGAATGCTCTCTCCGGCTATCGGTTCCTGCAGCTTTACATAGCCTACAGGCTCCCCTTCGGTATATGCGACTTCGACATCCACAAATCCGCTGGCTAAAAGCGTCTCTATCGCTTCTTCCTCGCTCATGCCTATAACTGACGGTGCCTGAGATGGCTCTTGTCCTAAAGATATTTTTAAATAAACGACTTGTCCTTCATCTACGTAAGCCCCTTCACCGGGATCTTGTGAAATTATATATGTATCGTTAATAGATGAATTATACTCATAGGTTTTATCAACTTTTAAACCGAGGTTAGTACATATCTCAACTGCCTGTGTCTCTGTAAGGCCGGTCAGCGCCGGAAGTTTGGTGCTTCCAAGCCCCCTGTATACGAACATTCCGATTAAAAATCCAACAATGATTACCGGGGCGACAAGTATAGCACCTAATTTACGCTTATTTATTATACTCTTCTTTAGTTTAACGCTGTTCTCATCCGGGCGTGCTATAGCTTTTAAAATGTCCGTTCTCATATCTGCAAACGAAGAGTATCTATGTTTCCTGTCCTTTTGCGTAGCCTTTAAAATAATGTTATTGACGCTTATAGGCAGTTCGTTCCTAATGGTATTTGGCTTAGGTAACTCCTCGTTTATATGCTTTATAGCAACGGAAACCGCATTGTCTCCTGAAAACGGGGTTTTGCCCGTCAGCATCTCATACAAAACTATCCCGAAAGAATATATGTCACTCCTTTGATCCACCGGCATACCTTTTGCCTGTTCCGGCGAAAAGTAGTATACAGAACCTATTAAGTCTTTCTCACCTAAGGTGACCGTTTCAGCAGACAGATTCTTGGCAATGCCAAAGTCTATTATCCTGACATTCCCTTTTTCATTTATTAGAATATTTCTTGGCTTTACGTCCCTGTGTATAAGCCCCTTTGAGTGCGCATACTCAAGGCCGGAGCATATGCATGCAGCAATACCCAGCACTTCCTTTATTGGCAAGGGGCCTTCCTTCTTAATCTTTTCAGCCAGGGTCTTTCCGTTAAAGTATTCCATGACTATAAAGTGGATGCCGTTTTCATTGCCGTAATCAAGCGTCCTTATGATATTTCTGTGTTTTAGGGCCATAGAAGCCCTTGCTTCGCGGTTAAACCGCAAAAGGTATCCTCTCTTTATTGTCAGCTCCGATTTTAAGATTTTTAAGCATACTATCTCATTAGTCTTTAAATCGGTAGCCGTATAAAGATCGGACATACCTCCAGAATCGAATTTTTTCTCGATCCTATACCTCTTTTTTAAAATATTTCCTACCAGAAATTATAACCACCCTAATCTATATTTAAAAGCCCCACGATGGAAATGTTATCAGCTCCGCCGCGGTGCAGGGCAAGGTTGCCCATTACCTTGACCTTTTCTTCAATACTTCCATTTCTGCAAAGTATGTTTTCTATTTCTTTCTCACTTAAATAGCGGGTTAGCCCGTCCGAACAAAGAAGCATCATGTCCCCCGTATTTATATGAAATGAGTATACATCGACATCAACATTCCTTTTTGTGCCGATTGCACGCGTTATTATATTTTTCTGAGGATGGAACCTCGCTGTCTCTTCGTCTATAACTCCGCGCTC
The sequence above is drawn from the Eubacteriales bacterium genome and encodes:
- a CDS encoding protein kinase; protein product: MVGNILKKRYRIEKKFDSGGMSDLYTATDLKTNEIVCLKILKSELTIKRGYLLRFNREARASMALKHRNIIRTLDYGNENGIHFIVMEYFNGKTLAEKIKKEGPLPIKEVLGIAACICSGLEYAHSKGLIHRDVKPRNILINEKGNVRIIDFGIAKNLSAETVTLGEKDLIGSVYYFSPEQAKGMPVDQRSDIYSFGIVLYEMLTGKTPFSGDNAVSVAIKHINEELPKPNTIRNELPISVNNIILKATQKDRKHRYSSFADMRTDILKAIARPDENSVKLKKSIINKRKLGAILVAPVIIVGFLIGMFVYRGLGSTKLPALTGLTETQAVEICTNLGLKVDKTYEYNSSINDTYIISQDPGEGAYVDEGQVVYLKISLGQEPSQAPSVIGMSEEEAIETLLASGFVDVEVAYTEGEPVGYVKLQEPIAGESIQEDSIARITVYGSETTESVIMDNIIGMAEDKAVAKLQSSGFTGAYIYMEESKSAANTIINQQPVEGVNQALAELPILWESSDEAEAVSALTTFKFTIDDASADVTICYNEMVNGFEKRYILYEGEYKKGDIVLPLNLKSYGEGEKTLVIYANGNQISNKQVKFSK
- the fusA gene encoding elongation factor G; the encoded protein is MKVYTAKNIRNVAFVGHGGDGKTTITEAMLFAGKVIDRQGKTEDGNTVSDFDPEEIKRKISISTSIMSMEAGENKINIIDTPGYFDFVGEAYAAYALCDTAAIVLSAVSGISVGAEKAFTLATKLKRAKAFIINQMDKENASFFKTVDSLKSFYGNKVTVLQLPIGEGLKLKGYVDVITGAAYEGGKKVDLPAELEEKLAEAKEALIENAAENDDELMEKFFGGEELTAEDITRGIRMGMASESLIPVFITAAANGFGISALTSNIIALFPSPADMEPIKALNTKTKEEVLVKPDEKAPFAAQVIKTVADPFVGKLSVFKVYSGSLTTDKQILNVREGRNEKLAAIYMMRGKKQLPIDKICAGDIGAFAKLQFTNTSDSLADPSFPVKFSEIEYPKPCISLAVSAKKQGEEDKVFGGLHKLAEEDPTFTIVKADTGDTLLSGLGEMHLEVICSKLANKFKVDAELTEPKVPYKETIKKKISAQGRHKKQSGGHGQFGDVWIEFEPTFGEPEFEFVDKVVGGAVPRNFIPAVEKGLRESIPKGVLAGYPMVNIRCTLYDGSSHPVDSSEMAFKVAASLAYKKGCSEANPVLLEPIGKAEVVVPDNYMGDVIGDLNKRRGRILGMNPSSEGQLVEAEVPMSEMVKYATDLRSMTHARGSFKLEFIRYEELPGNLAQKVIEKAKKETEE
- the gpr gene encoding GPR endopeptidase → MVRTDLASEAVQQAGSDIEGIKSSEEKKGDITITRVEVLNEQGEKAIGKKIGNYVTISMKPFSEMSIEEQKNAQEVTAAEIRAMSNGNVFKNVLIAGLGNRNVTADSLGPAVCDNVFVTRHFSQDMIPEELKGKLNAVSAISPGVLGVTGIETGEIIRGVVKNVKPDLVLVVDSLASRSLDRIMTTIQLSDAGISPGSGIGNKRFTIDKETLKVPVIAIGVPLVVYASTIAYDLISEALGNANDANRIKTLVDKISKVNGSTMVVTPKEIDFIVDTCASVVSSAIEYAIQGSEVQQQLELIS
- the murI gene encoding glutamate racemase — translated: MALNDLAIGVFDSGIGGLSVLKEAAKALPNENFIYLGDDLNAPYGEKSEDEILFLSEKCADFLAKMGVKAFLIACNTATSAAVKSIREKYSIPVISMEPAVLPAFKHLKEGYSITLATPATVLGEKYLRLLRKVNTDKIISVPCYGLVDLVEQGDFYSKKIFDLLYELLHDLQGLKIDSIVLGCTHYNFIKDVIYEYAENYFDIKDLEVFDGIDGTVKQLKRVLEENNLLKDKNDKEQTILLYSSAGEEKVLDYQKIWSFINDDLIL
- the rpe gene encoding ribulose-phosphate 3-epimerase, which produces MIKVSPSILSADFSNIAAGIKEIELSGADMVHMDVMDGMFVPNITFGQPMVAAVRKMTKLPLDVHLMIERPERYIEEFADAGADIIVAHVEATKHIHRVLQQIRLTGKKPGLALNPGTPIEVCFGLLNYVEMVLIMSVNPGFGGQKFIPESLIKARKLRDYSGNDLDIQFDGGVSSKNAKEIIAAGVNVLVSGSAFFNAPDKKAEVRALRGE
- a CDS encoding stage II sporulation protein P, with amino-acid sequence MRRGMQKKSSFKGIFKNSYNVFICLLIGLTLILFVRFFIVNSSFEESTLDVASLPSSTLNSVSVDTDEDSASEEKISWLYSFMQSLVKNNLNPINIFLSQVPISYGNTVDIELTPEESEGDDEYIGDIKFDIEESADEVENDFTLKNGVPTVLIYHTHAEEAYRETETYTYKSSGEARTTEQDKSVVALGTLLMDDLESYGLGVIHDTKDHEPPKLSTAYSRSLETMEEHLSETPSLRLFIDIHRDSAGESLKDDVVVIDGKRCARVMFVVGTGEKYNEKPNYAKNYKLAQLITAELENICEGFTRDIRVKTGRYNQHVSDMCILIEVGHNANTFEEAKNSMYYIAKAISKVVT
- the rpmB gene encoding 50S ribosomal protein L28 yields the protein MAKYCEICKKGIMSGNKVSHSNRKSKRKWAPNIRHVTMTVDGSPKKMYVCTRCIRTQAKNS
- the rsgA gene encoding ribosome small subunit-dependent GTPase A, giving the protein MRGLIVRAIAGFYYVFSGGRVFEVSAKGVFRHLKIKPMVGDRVDIDEGKIVNILPRKNNLIRPKVANVDKLIIVLAPIPEPDYLLLDKQLIFCLKEGISPIIAVNKADIDVDTTEYVRNAYGKYFLVLSVSAKTSYGIAEFYNKIIGSIVCFAGQSAVGKSSLINALFSLSLETGEMSKKIERGKNTTREARLFDIGGAYIADTPGFSSFEISFPEDELKDVYPEFRDITCEFLDCMHIGEKGCGVKTGSVIDDGRYQRYLKIFNELKSQKKY